A window from Nitrospira sp. ND1 encodes these proteins:
- a CDS encoding CHASE2 domain-containing protein, whose protein sequence is MTSTPFQRKILSAVAVGLTVFALVAGLSTSRWFEVAELKALDHLVRRYADPAKANSNLVLLAIDESSLEAFGRWPWPRDRFGYVVRYLKQAGARAVVFDVMFFEADENAEEFDQSFADDLKAAGNVFLPMLFQAEPAAIPPEAQPRATVTVESSDARQAPDTHAGVKLPIPVLAQQARGLGVINLSADADGPTRRVPLLGQVNGNVVPHLSVAVAQYLLGADRLSMRDGRLQIGAHHVPLETDGSLLIDWHGSLEQTYHAKKYSIGRVLQAFAQQEKGERPSLDPSLFKDKVVFIAGTAAGLYDLRVTPFSAATPGVLIHMAALDNLLHGQGLQAAPRWFSLTTLLLLCLASAGTFMLFRSYPVKFGVTIGLAVAYYGLVVHAFAGHERWLELVFPEAALALTFGTAATVEYVTEGKQRRLMRAAFDKYMSSEVVEEIMRNPEAIKLGGEKKEITIFFSDIAGFTTISEKMSPEDLVTLLNRYLSAMTTIIKTTHRGNVNKYLGDGIMALFGAPLNDPKHASLACYAALDCQVELARLREVWKREGLPEIGARIGLNSGPCIVGNMGSEERMEYTVTGDSVNLASRLEGASKYYDTLILIGQRTAELAKNDVEVREIDLLRVKGKKEPVVVFELLARKGQLDDRKRHVIDVYLEGLAAYKMRNFSTACARFSEAVALDPSDGPSRVYLERSTNYRQMPPPGEWDGVYEMTSK, encoded by the coding sequence ATGACCTCCACTCCCTTTCAAAGAAAAATTCTTTCGGCGGTCGCGGTGGGCCTGACGGTGTTCGCCCTCGTGGCCGGGCTCAGCACCTCCCGCTGGTTCGAGGTCGCAGAACTCAAAGCGCTGGATCATTTGGTCCGACGCTATGCGGATCCTGCCAAAGCCAATTCGAATCTTGTGTTACTCGCCATCGATGAATCGAGCCTCGAGGCATTCGGGCGCTGGCCCTGGCCTCGCGATCGATTCGGCTATGTCGTGCGGTATCTCAAGCAAGCCGGCGCCAGAGCCGTCGTGTTCGATGTGATGTTCTTCGAGGCGGACGAGAATGCGGAAGAATTCGACCAGTCGTTTGCCGATGACCTGAAGGCGGCAGGCAACGTGTTCCTGCCGATGCTGTTCCAGGCTGAGCCCGCTGCGATCCCGCCTGAGGCGCAGCCTCGCGCCACGGTCACGGTGGAGTCGTCGGATGCGAGACAAGCGCCGGATACTCATGCCGGAGTGAAACTGCCGATTCCGGTGCTGGCACAACAGGCGCGCGGGCTGGGTGTCATCAACCTGTCTGCCGACGCCGATGGACCGACGAGGCGGGTTCCGCTGCTGGGGCAGGTCAACGGCAATGTCGTGCCGCATCTCTCGGTAGCGGTGGCGCAATACCTGCTCGGCGCCGACCGGCTCTCGATGCGTGACGGGCGTCTGCAGATCGGCGCCCACCACGTTCCATTGGAGACCGACGGCAGCCTGTTGATTGACTGGCATGGATCCCTGGAGCAGACCTACCATGCGAAGAAGTATTCGATCGGACGGGTGTTGCAGGCCTTCGCGCAGCAGGAGAAGGGCGAACGGCCGTCGCTGGATCCGTCGTTGTTCAAGGACAAGGTGGTGTTTATCGCCGGTACGGCGGCGGGGCTCTACGATCTTCGTGTCACGCCGTTCTCTGCCGCCACGCCCGGTGTGCTCATTCATATGGCGGCGTTGGACAATCTCCTGCACGGGCAGGGCTTGCAAGCAGCTCCGAGGTGGTTCTCGCTGACGACCCTCCTGCTGCTCTGTCTGGCTTCTGCCGGCACGTTCATGTTGTTCCGTTCCTACCCGGTCAAGTTCGGCGTCACGATTGGATTGGCGGTGGCCTACTATGGATTAGTCGTACATGCGTTTGCCGGGCACGAGCGGTGGCTGGAACTGGTGTTTCCGGAAGCGGCGCTGGCCTTGACGTTCGGCACGGCCGCGACCGTCGAATATGTGACCGAAGGCAAGCAGCGCCGTCTCATGCGGGCGGCCTTCGACAAGTACATGTCGTCCGAGGTGGTCGAGGAGATCATGCGGAATCCCGAGGCCATCAAGCTCGGCGGGGAGAAAAAAGAAATCACGATCTTTTTTTCCGACATCGCAGGCTTTACGACGATCTCGGAGAAGATGTCTCCCGAAGACCTCGTGACATTGCTCAATCGCTACTTGTCGGCGATGACGACCATCATCAAGACCACCCATCGTGGCAATGTGAACAAGTATCTCGGTGACGGGATCATGGCGCTCTTTGGCGCGCCGCTGAACGACCCGAAGCATGCGTCGCTGGCCTGTTACGCGGCGCTGGACTGTCAGGTTGAATTGGCCCGGTTGCGGGAGGTTTGGAAGCGGGAGGGGCTTCCGGAGATCGGCGCCAGGATCGGCCTCAATTCCGGCCCATGCATCGTCGGCAACATGGGGTCCGAGGAGCGAATGGAATACACAGTGACCGGGGATAGTGTGAACCTGGCTTCGCGTCTGGAGGGCGCCAGCAAGTATTACGACACGCTGATTCTGATCGGCCAGCGGACGGCCGAACTGGCGAAGAACGACGTTGAAGTGCGGGAGATCGATCTGCTACGTGTGAAAGGGAAAAAAGAGCCGGTCGTCGTGTTCGAACTGTTGGCCCGGAAGGGGCAGCTGGATGACAGGAAGCGGCACGTGATCGACGTGTATTTGGAAGGGCTGGCGGCCTATAAGATGCGGAATTTCTCAACGGCTTGTGCCAGGTTTTCAGAAGCCGTTGCCCTGGATCCGTCGGATGGGCCTTCGCGGGTCTACCTGGAACGATCCACGAATTATCGACAGATGCCCCCGCCTGGAGAGTGGGACGGCGTCTATGAAATGACCTCAAAATAA
- a CDS encoding SUMF1/EgtB/PvdO family nonheme iron enzyme, translated as MKIYLVLLVLLFAPVESGRANERPPLPVEKPAGSGVIVHRDGYVLTAHHVVANAKRITIVTSGEFRAPAVLVSVDAEHDLALLKVETVGLSEALLGYAGAVKLDQEVIAVGFQFGLREITITRGHVAAVRTKGVQRVFQVDAAVNPGNSGGPVFNRKGEVVGILTTKFTHPSGIVPEGMAFAVPISYATPLLANIPDFDFSAIGRGRRGSPKGKGNGDLVTELTRTSVRIETVRMSEGPATVIHPAPMPPSSDGRHSAQPSVTRVPVPPAPVHEPVPLAGDESIDRVNAQLLASQQEELKRFVDQGLTPPGEMVLIPAGEFLMGMEDGLPDARPIHRLYVSAYWIDRHGVTNGQYRACVEGGACLIPKVRDAFDDTQRAQFPVTNVTWSQARAYCQWVGKRLPTEAEWEKAARGIDGRRYPWGNSDEVIQKSRVKLTDGNSANGVDPLGLPSVSASPYGVFGMIGMVSEWVKDWYAEDFYRTSPARDPQGPLRGTFRVLRGGSWMERPLELRASYRGWDEMTYWGPTLGFRCATDVP; from the coding sequence ATGAAGATCTACCTGGTCCTGCTTGTCCTGTTGTTCGCGCCTGTCGAAAGTGGACGGGCGAACGAGCGTCCGCCATTGCCGGTAGAAAAGCCGGCCGGTAGCGGCGTCATTGTTCATCGTGATGGGTATGTCCTCACGGCCCACCATGTCGTTGCCAATGCGAAGCGGATCACGATCGTGACGTCCGGGGAATTTCGGGCGCCCGCCGTGCTGGTGAGCGTGGATGCGGAACACGATCTCGCCTTGCTCAAGGTGGAGACGGTGGGGCTCTCCGAGGCGTTGCTCGGGTATGCCGGCGCTGTGAAGCTGGACCAGGAGGTCATTGCCGTCGGGTTTCAGTTCGGGTTACGCGAAATCACCATCACTCGTGGCCATGTGGCTGCCGTCAGGACCAAGGGCGTGCAACGGGTCTTTCAGGTCGATGCCGCGGTGAATCCCGGCAACAGCGGAGGCCCGGTGTTTAACCGGAAGGGCGAAGTCGTGGGAATCCTCACTACGAAGTTTACCCATCCGTCCGGGATCGTGCCGGAAGGGATGGCCTTTGCCGTGCCGATCAGTTATGCCACGCCCCTGTTAGCCAACATCCCGGATTTCGATTTCTCCGCCATCGGCAGGGGGAGAAGGGGGTCGCCCAAGGGAAAGGGCAACGGTGATCTGGTCACGGAACTCACGCGGACGTCCGTGCGGATCGAAACCGTGCGCATGTCCGAAGGGCCGGCCACGGTCATTCACCCCGCACCGATGCCTCCGTCTTCCGATGGCCGGCACAGTGCCCAGCCGTCCGTCACCCGTGTCCCAGTGCCGCCCGCTCCTGTCCATGAGCCGGTTCCCCTGGCCGGAGACGAATCTATTGATCGCGTGAATGCTCAACTGCTGGCAAGCCAGCAGGAAGAGCTCAAGCGATTCGTCGATCAAGGACTGACACCTCCCGGGGAGATGGTGTTGATTCCCGCCGGCGAGTTCCTCATGGGCATGGAGGATGGTTTGCCCGATGCCCGTCCGATCCATCGGTTGTATGTGAGTGCCTATTGGATCGACCGGCATGGAGTGACGAACGGGCAGTACCGGGCCTGTGTGGAGGGAGGCGCATGTCTGATTCCGAAAGTGCGCGATGCCTTCGATGATACTCAGCGAGCCCAATTCCCGGTGACCAATGTCACCTGGTCTCAAGCCCGGGCCTACTGTCAGTGGGTCGGTAAACGATTGCCGACGGAGGCGGAATGGGAGAAGGCGGCGCGGGGAATCGACGGCCGCCGATATCCCTGGGGTAACAGCGACGAGGTGATTCAGAAAAGCAGGGTCAAGCTGACGGACGGGAATTCTGCCAATGGCGTCGATCCGTTGGGCCTGCCCTCAGTCTCCGCGTCACCCTACGGCGTGTTCGGCATGATCGGGATGGTGTCGGAATGGGTGAAGGACTGGTATGCGGAGGATTTTTACCGCACGTCGCCGGCCCGGGATCCGCAGGGGCCGTTGCGCGGGACGTTTCGTGTCTTGCGAGGCGGCAGCTGGATGGAGCGGCCTCTCGAGTTGCGCGCCAGCTACCGGGGCTGGGACGAGATGACGTACTGGGGGCCGACGTTAGGATTTCGTTGCGCGACCGACGTCCCCTAG
- a CDS encoding DUF3365 domain-containing protein, translating into MRRLPWMLACLVAAGWPSALPFAWGLESSDRSTIPFHTILELEQTARLLAILLDSGRAVVNDNQTLLDDPTKAHKGFTPEAFEGQLRDMFRGRAGINLDELAGGTLSPRSRHLLQELVTVSKQVIADAQAELNRQGAGFKGFIPAVFGARVSTRFTAVTGVRLKQTALDPRNPANRPDSYERVALEAFADSAYPREKVISEMAANSSSLRLMFPLYATRQCLDCHGGPKGGLDRTGYPREGLTLGQNAGAISVLLPVGK; encoded by the coding sequence ATGCGACGTCTGCCGTGGATGCTGGCGTGCCTGGTAGCAGCAGGGTGGCCCTCGGCCTTGCCGTTTGCCTGGGGGCTTGAGTCCTCCGACCGGTCGACTATTCCCTTTCACACCATTCTCGAACTGGAGCAGACGGCTCGTCTGCTGGCCATCCTGCTCGACTCCGGCCGCGCAGTCGTGAATGACAATCAAACTTTACTAGATGACCCGACCAAGGCACACAAAGGCTTCACGCCGGAGGCTTTTGAAGGACAACTACGCGATATGTTCCGTGGCCGAGCCGGCATCAACCTGGATGAGTTGGCCGGCGGTACGCTATCCCCGCGGAGCCGCCATCTGCTTCAGGAGCTGGTGACGGTGAGCAAGCAGGTAATCGCGGATGCTCAAGCGGAACTCAATCGGCAGGGGGCCGGGTTCAAGGGGTTTATTCCGGCCGTGTTCGGAGCGCGCGTGTCCACGCGCTTCACCGCTGTGACGGGCGTACGACTCAAACAGACTGCCTTGGATCCCCGGAATCCTGCCAATCGGCCTGACTCGTACGAACGGGTCGCATTGGAGGCTTTTGCGGACTCCGCCTACCCCCGGGAAAAAGTCATCAGTGAAATGGCTGCCAACAGTTCGTCGCTACGCCTGATGTTTCCGCTCTATGCGACGAGACAGTGCCTCGATTGCCATGGCGGTCCGAAGGGGGGACTCGATCGCACGGGCTATCCGCGGGAAGGCCTCACGTTGGGGCAAAACGCCGGTGCCATTAGCGTGCTGTTGCCGGTCGGAAAATGA
- a CDS encoding response regulator transcription factor — MPITIVIAEDQRLFRQSLRLLLEHERDLVVVGEAMDGRQAFDLAVAHKPGIVLMDVDMPRLDGITATRLIRSCVPDSKVLMLSVHDDDARIVAAVQAGACGYILKDADHQEFLRIIRATFEGDVVRSPFMPDGFAKKAMALVNKQGESEGGGLSLLTEREHEILACAAAGRSNKEIADQLCVSLDTVKTHLHHIYQKLRVSGRVEAVLTYLQSR; from the coding sequence ATGCCCATCACCATCGTGATTGCCGAAGATCAACGGTTGTTCCGGCAGAGCTTGCGCCTGCTGCTGGAACATGAGCGAGATCTCGTTGTGGTCGGGGAAGCGATGGATGGCCGGCAGGCGTTTGATCTCGCGGTGGCACACAAGCCGGGCATCGTCCTCATGGATGTGGACATGCCCAGATTGGACGGCATCACCGCCACGCGATTGATCCGCAGCTGCGTGCCGGACAGCAAGGTGTTGATGCTGTCGGTACATGACGACGATGCCCGGATCGTGGCCGCCGTGCAAGCGGGAGCCTGCGGGTACATCCTCAAAGACGCCGACCACCAGGAGTTTCTGCGGATCATTCGCGCCACGTTCGAGGGCGACGTGGTGCGATCTCCCTTCATGCCCGACGGCTTCGCCAAGAAGGCGATGGCCCTGGTGAACAAACAGGGCGAATCGGAGGGCGGCGGGTTGTCGCTCCTTACGGAACGCGAGCATGAAATTCTCGCCTGCGCGGCTGCCGGACGGAGCAACAAAGAAATCGCCGATCAATTGTGCGTGTCCCTGGATACCGTCAAGACCCATCTGCACCATATTTATCAGAAGCTCCGTGTGAGCGGCCGGGTTGAAGCCGTACTCACCTATCTGCAGAGCCGCTAG
- a CDS encoding ATP-binding protein: MRQRVSLQSLITLSVLSVGIFSGTVGLVYAYWHAKQSLHTTVGITFQEIARQSADKAALLLAKELEWMQRLSALPEIRASVEGASSAKQPTLQFEQWREEQHRYFHSLVIVRGDGQLVGGRQSESARTFYAQQPWWPVVFSAQRAWAGPLTVDGSGRGFWEVAVPIGGQGQPVRGALKAVIGTDRILSSIVGSRIGRTGHMMLLAEDGVVLACSMLAPNLHATLQTQSMQAPADAPAARWLPLEQDTHGGNQSIIGLARVVLPAQIEQARGWFILMQQDPSETFEPLLALMGKLGAFWVGAVVFIVWLRWRLARRIVRPLGDLIQRVNVFGGAWPSEPLPSQAPSRPSGIVEIDALAASFDDLAQRLEQASRVKAQYVRRLEQVNLDLATSEEHYRLLWNHSVDTKILIDPFGSILDINRRGEVILGRPVSTLARRPFTDLVAESERPRLLEQLESVIRIGADLSGGAMHVPIPTGDLTMEVDWVPVKKAGRIESIMIQLRDLTEQKALERQVVRSERLASLSQFASMFAHDIRNPLAGIKKTLEWLGGCPEMGQDPPRRCLEDLRFTTDLLLGMINDMLDVYQENYSGLPLSTSPVSPSLLMHEVLRLFRSEAEAQEVRFNVQVPSEAVWIMGDGRRLQRVLINLIHNALKYSPARGAIMISVQVNGGQVSQGETVAGPDACSTVTIQIQDEGPGIAPEDLPHLFEMFFRKKDGQDYRIGRGLGLHFCRLVVDAHGGQIKAANRPEGGAVFTVALPVRQEQVCPSPS, encoded by the coding sequence ATGCGTCAGCGGGTCAGTCTCCAGAGTTTGATTACCCTCTCTGTGCTATCGGTAGGGATCTTTTCCGGCACAGTCGGCCTCGTGTATGCCTACTGGCATGCCAAGCAGTCACTTCACACCACAGTCGGCATTACCTTCCAGGAAATAGCCCGCCAGAGCGCGGACAAAGCGGCCCTGTTGCTTGCCAAGGAACTTGAATGGATGCAACGACTCAGTGCCCTTCCTGAGATTCGAGCATCCGTGGAAGGGGCGTCCTCTGCGAAGCAACCTACGCTGCAGTTCGAGCAGTGGCGAGAGGAGCAGCATCGTTATTTTCACTCGCTGGTGATTGTCCGAGGGGATGGCCAATTGGTCGGAGGCCGGCAGAGCGAATCCGCGCGGACTTTTTATGCGCAGCAACCATGGTGGCCGGTTGTGTTCTCGGCTCAACGCGCCTGGGCCGGTCCGCTGACTGTTGACGGCAGCGGCCGGGGTTTTTGGGAAGTCGCCGTGCCGATCGGCGGACAGGGGCAGCCGGTGCGAGGGGCCCTGAAGGCCGTGATCGGGACGGACCGTATCTTGTCCTCGATTGTGGGAAGCCGCATCGGCCGCACAGGACACATGATGCTGTTGGCCGAGGACGGTGTAGTGCTCGCCTGTTCCATGCTTGCCCCCAATCTTCACGCGACCCTCCAGACACAATCTATGCAGGCACCAGCGGACGCTCCCGCCGCTCGATGGCTTCCGTTGGAGCAGGATACGCATGGCGGGAACCAGAGCATCATCGGTCTGGCCCGGGTCGTCCTGCCGGCGCAGATCGAGCAAGCCCGTGGCTGGTTCATCCTGATGCAGCAGGATCCGTCGGAGACGTTCGAGCCGTTGTTGGCCCTCATGGGGAAACTGGGGGCGTTCTGGGTCGGAGCCGTCGTGTTCATCGTGTGGCTGCGCTGGCGGCTGGCCCGGCGCATCGTGCGTCCCCTCGGCGATTTGATTCAGCGGGTCAATGTCTTCGGCGGCGCATGGCCGTCGGAACCGCTGCCGTCTCAGGCCCCCTCACGGCCCAGCGGGATTGTCGAGATCGATGCGCTGGCCGCGAGTTTCGACGATCTCGCACAACGATTGGAACAGGCATCCCGAGTGAAGGCACAGTACGTCCGCCGGTTGGAGCAGGTGAATCTTGATCTCGCCACGTCGGAGGAGCATTACCGGCTCCTGTGGAACCATTCGGTCGATACCAAAATTCTGATCGATCCGTTCGGTTCCATCCTGGACATCAATCGGCGCGGGGAGGTCATACTCGGGCGGCCGGTCTCGACCCTCGCCCGGCGCCCGTTCACGGACCTTGTCGCTGAGTCAGAGCGGCCTCGCCTGCTGGAGCAGTTGGAGTCAGTGATTCGGATCGGGGCGGACCTGTCGGGTGGGGCGATGCACGTCCCGATACCCACCGGTGATCTGACGATGGAGGTTGATTGGGTGCCGGTCAAGAAAGCGGGCCGCATTGAATCGATCATGATCCAACTCCGCGACCTCACCGAGCAGAAGGCGCTTGAGCGGCAAGTCGTTCGATCCGAGCGGCTGGCCTCGTTGAGCCAGTTTGCCTCGATGTTTGCCCACGACATCAGGAATCCGCTGGCCGGGATCAAGAAGACGCTGGAGTGGCTTGGAGGCTGTCCGGAGATGGGGCAGGATCCGCCGCGTCGCTGTCTGGAGGACCTGCGCTTCACCACTGATCTCCTGCTGGGCATGATCAACGACATGCTGGATGTCTATCAGGAGAACTATTCGGGACTGCCGTTGAGTACGTCGCCGGTGTCGCCAAGTCTGCTGATGCACGAAGTGTTACGACTGTTTCGCTCCGAGGCCGAGGCGCAAGAGGTGCGTTTCAATGTGCAGGTTCCCTCGGAGGCGGTGTGGATCATGGGGGACGGCCGACGCTTGCAACGGGTGTTGATCAATTTGATCCACAACGCGCTGAAGTATTCGCCGGCACGGGGCGCCATCATGATTAGCGTGCAGGTGAACGGGGGACAGGTCTCACAGGGAGAAACTGTCGCCGGGCCGGATGCGTGTTCGACCGTGACGATTCAGATCCAAGATGAGGGGCCTGGAATTGCGCCGGAGGACCTGCCGCATCTCTTCGAGATGTTTTTCAGAAAAAAAGACGGGCAGGATTACCGGATCGGACGCGGCCTGGGGCTGCACTTCTGCCGGTTGGTGGTGGACGCCCATGGCGGGCAGATCAAGGCGGCGAATCGTCCCGAAGGCGGCGCGGTCTTTACGGTCGCGTTGCCGGTCAGGCAGGAGCAGGTATGCCCATCACCATCGTGA
- a CDS encoding endonuclease MutS2 produces MQSETLQSESCNVLEWAKLLDHLASYAQSAIGAERCRSLVLEINLSQAQMRQQETSDMLRLRSGVDPFPVLRFPNLAEWLGRVAKGACLEAHELRDIALVLGLIDDVQRYLLRHQADAPAVGAMVVQLGPVEEYRRLTIALNAAIDPDGSMRESASPELHRLMQRANDLKWQMRHRLEQILHSRRYEEVLQEHYFAQREGRYVVPIKAEMQGRIPGIVHDVSSSGATVFLEPRELVDLNNSIKVVDLDVEREVRRILRELSAMVAPHQPALAGSVALLGELDAISAKAGLSQRLQAVPPRLNEQGRILLNRARHPFLVLTKEQVVPNDLVFDETVRVLIISGPNTGGKTVTLKLLGLFALMVRCGLHLPCAPESEMAIFPSVYADIGDAQDLARDLSSFSAHITQMVQLLKEVSEGTGVGTSPSPIHPGRALVLLDEPVTSTDPAEGAALASALLCRLAAAGVKVVATTHYSLLKGLAQETPGFANASVEFNIDTLSPTYRLIQGQPGGSAAIEIAGRLGMDESLLQDARARLQGDNRLLETLLNDLQDKQRRMSEDLAAATAAKQSAEQAARESQELLAFLQESERDERQGLKKKLSHEFQRARAAVQATLDDLKRDQKLLKAKETKVRLIELEQAVSREVGAAQEPIPVDQLSVGDAVEVVGLGMTGTLLESPQGKKRVRLKVGEGEILANVGSLVGLARPPQPARSEPRKTTTVTSRRTSQTLAPEDIQETLDVRGQAADDALDIVVAGLDRAIFGGSPFVRIIHGHGTGRLRAVLRDYLKASPYVVTFRPGDRAEGGDGVTIVELR; encoded by the coding sequence ATGCAATCTGAAACCTTACAGTCCGAATCGTGCAACGTGCTGGAATGGGCCAAGCTGCTGGATCACCTGGCCTCCTACGCCCAGTCTGCAATCGGGGCAGAGCGGTGTCGATCGCTGGTTCTGGAAATCAACCTGTCGCAAGCTCAAATGCGCCAGCAGGAAACGTCGGACATGCTTCGATTGAGGTCCGGGGTCGATCCCTTTCCGGTCCTCCGATTTCCCAATTTGGCGGAGTGGTTAGGCCGGGTCGCCAAGGGTGCCTGTCTTGAGGCGCACGAGTTGAGGGACATTGCGTTGGTTTTGGGATTGATCGATGACGTGCAGCGGTATCTCCTGCGTCATCAGGCCGATGCCCCGGCCGTGGGTGCGATGGTGGTGCAGCTTGGACCGGTCGAGGAGTATCGCCGGCTGACCATTGCCTTAAATGCCGCCATCGATCCCGACGGATCAATGAGGGAATCAGCCAGCCCCGAACTGCACAGGTTGATGCAGCGCGCCAATGACCTCAAGTGGCAGATGCGGCATCGCCTCGAGCAGATTCTGCACTCACGCCGGTATGAGGAGGTGCTGCAGGAGCACTATTTTGCGCAACGGGAAGGGCGCTACGTGGTTCCGATCAAGGCCGAGATGCAGGGCCGGATCCCCGGCATTGTGCATGACGTCTCGTCGAGCGGAGCCACAGTGTTTCTGGAGCCTCGCGAGCTGGTGGATCTCAATAACTCCATCAAAGTCGTGGATTTGGATGTTGAACGTGAGGTGCGGAGAATTCTGCGGGAACTGTCGGCGATGGTGGCGCCTCATCAGCCGGCGCTTGCCGGCAGTGTGGCGTTGCTGGGCGAGCTTGATGCCATTTCCGCGAAGGCCGGGCTGAGCCAGCGGCTGCAGGCCGTTCCGCCGCGTCTCAATGAGCAGGGGCGTATCCTGCTCAACCGCGCACGGCACCCGTTCCTGGTCCTGACCAAGGAACAGGTGGTGCCGAATGACCTGGTGTTCGATGAAACCGTGCGAGTCCTGATCATTTCCGGACCCAACACGGGCGGAAAAACCGTCACGCTGAAACTGCTGGGATTGTTCGCATTGATGGTGCGCTGCGGTCTGCATCTTCCCTGTGCGCCCGAGTCGGAGATGGCGATTTTCCCTTCGGTCTATGCGGATATCGGCGATGCGCAGGATCTGGCGCGGGATCTGTCCAGTTTTTCGGCCCATATTACGCAGATGGTGCAATTGCTGAAGGAGGTGTCCGAAGGGACCGGCGTCGGCACTTCGCCCTCGCCGATACACCCAGGACGGGCATTGGTATTGCTCGATGAGCCGGTCACGTCCACGGATCCGGCTGAAGGCGCGGCATTGGCGAGCGCTCTGCTGTGCCGGTTGGCGGCAGCGGGCGTGAAGGTGGTCGCCACCACGCACTACAGCTTGTTGAAAGGGTTGGCGCAAGAGACCCCGGGCTTCGCCAATGCGAGTGTGGAGTTCAACATCGACACCCTCTCCCCGACCTATCGGCTGATCCAGGGGCAGCCGGGAGGGTCGGCGGCCATCGAAATTGCCGGGCGTCTCGGGATGGATGAGTCGTTGCTGCAGGACGCCCGCGCCCGGCTGCAGGGCGATAATCGGCTCCTGGAGACCCTGCTGAATGATTTGCAGGACAAACAGCGGCGTATGAGCGAGGACCTCGCTGCCGCAACGGCTGCCAAGCAGAGTGCCGAGCAGGCGGCGCGCGAGTCTCAGGAACTGCTGGCCTTCCTGCAGGAGTCGGAGCGGGACGAGCGACAGGGACTGAAGAAAAAGCTGTCCCATGAATTTCAACGTGCCCGGGCCGCGGTCCAAGCCACGCTCGACGACCTCAAGCGCGACCAAAAGTTACTCAAGGCCAAGGAAACCAAAGTTCGGCTCATCGAACTGGAGCAAGCAGTCAGCCGTGAAGTGGGAGCGGCGCAGGAGCCGATTCCCGTGGATCAGCTGTCGGTGGGAGATGCGGTGGAGGTGGTCGGGTTAGGCATGACGGGAACCTTGCTCGAAAGCCCGCAGGGGAAAAAACGTGTGCGCCTGAAAGTCGGGGAAGGCGAAATTCTAGCGAACGTGGGAAGTCTGGTCGGCCTCGCACGACCCCCTCAGCCCGCTCGAAGCGAGCCCCGTAAGACGACGACGGTGACGTCCAGGCGAACCAGTCAGACCCTGGCCCCCGAGGATATTCAGGAGACGTTGGATGTGCGGGGACAGGCCGCGGACGACGCACTGGATATCGTGGTGGCCGGGCTCGATCGGGCCATCTTCGGCGGGAGCCCGTTTGTGCGCATCATTCATGGACACGGGACCGGCCGACTGAGGGCTGTACTACGTGACTACCTGAAGGCGTCTCCCTACGTCGTGACCTTTCGACCGGGTGATCGCGCGGAGGGAGGCGATGGTGTCACTATTGTCGAGTTGCGATGA
- the gap gene encoding type I glyceraldehyde-3-phosphate dehydrogenase — protein sequence MTTRIGINGFGRIGRNVLRASLGDPSLEFVAINDLTDAKTLAYLLKYDSVHGTLDASVEAKDDQLIIDGKAIKVLAVRDPKELPWKALGVEIVVESTGHFTDREGAGKHLSAGAKTVIISAPAKDPDATVVLGVNEQVFDAKAHHIVSNASCTTNCLAPVAKVLLENFGIKHGVMTTIHSYTNDQQLLDLPHKDLRRARAAGMSMIPTSTGAAKALHLVIPQLKGKLDGLAIRVPTPNVSLVDLTVETEKDCDVAAVNAAFKKAAEGPMKNVLAYSDAPIVSIDLKDDPHSAIVDAPLTAVIDKRLVKVTAWYDNEWGYSCRVRDLIKYIVAKGA from the coding sequence ATGACCACACGCATCGGCATCAATGGATTCGGACGCATCGGTCGCAACGTTCTTCGTGCATCCCTCGGAGACCCCAGCCTGGAATTTGTCGCCATCAATGACCTCACCGATGCGAAAACATTGGCCTATTTGCTCAAGTATGACTCGGTCCATGGCACGCTCGACGCGTCCGTTGAGGCCAAAGACGACCAGCTCATTATTGACGGGAAGGCCATCAAGGTTTTAGCCGTCAGGGATCCGAAGGAGCTTCCCTGGAAGGCCCTCGGCGTTGAGATCGTCGTGGAATCTACGGGGCACTTTACCGACCGTGAAGGAGCGGGAAAACATCTCTCGGCAGGGGCCAAAACCGTGATCATTTCGGCGCCCGCAAAGGACCCCGATGCCACAGTGGTCCTCGGCGTGAACGAGCAGGTGTTCGATGCCAAGGCACACCATATCGTATCCAACGCATCCTGCACCACCAACTGCCTGGCCCCGGTTGCCAAAGTCTTGCTGGAAAACTTCGGCATCAAACACGGCGTCATGACGACGATTCATTCCTACACGAACGACCAGCAACTGCTCGATCTTCCCCACAAGGACCTCCGCCGTGCGCGGGCGGCCGGCATGTCGATGATTCCGACCAGCACCGGTGCGGCCAAGGCGCTTCACCTGGTCATCCCGCAACTGAAGGGGAAATTGGATGGACTGGCCATCCGGGTTCCCACCCCCAATGTTTCCCTGGTCGACCTCACGGTCGAAACCGAAAAAGATTGCGATGTCGCAGCAGTGAACGCCGCTTTCAAGAAAGCCGCCGAAGGTCCGATGAAAAATGTCCTGGCTTATTCGGATGCGCCGATCGTCTCGATCGATCTCAAGGACGATCCACACTCTGCGATTGTCGATGCTCCGTTGACCGCAGTGATCGACAAACGACTCGTCAAGGTCACCGCCTGGTACGACAACGAGTGGGGCTATTCCTGCCGCGTGCGGGACCTGATCAAATACATCGTCGCCAAGGGGGCCTGA